ATTTTTTGGTCAGCTAATTCAGACGTTACCGTTACCAAATCAACCGGTTCACCTTGGTCAGAAAGTTTCAGCATACATGTAAAGATTTTCTGGTGCGATGCCCGATAAAAATCTTCAGGTATCAGCAGTTCAGATGCTAAGGTTAAAGAAGAAGGCTCTAAGAAAATGGCCCCTAATAGCGCTTGCTCTGCTTCAATATTCTGAGGCGGAAGACGATCAGCAAAAAGATCACTCATATTTCTATGCCCCTCTTATATTCTTTCAGTATTTTCTTTCATCATAAATGTTGGCGCGAACAAATACAAGTCCGCGCCAACCCTTTATATTATTTACTTATTTCTCAATCGTACGTTTATTTTTGTTCAGTCACGTGTACCTTTACAGTAGCCGTTACTTCCGGATGTAATTTAACCGGTACATTTGTGTAGCCTAATGCGCGAATGGCATCATTTAATTCAATTTTACGCTTATCTACTTTAATTTTGTGTTTTTTCTTTAATTCTTCAGCAATTTGTTTGCTTGTGATAGAACCGAATAAACGGCCACCTTCACCAGATTTTGCTGTTAATTCAACTGTCAGTTCTTCAAGAGTTGCTTTTAACTCTTTGTTTGCTTGAAGTTCTGCAGCTGCATCTTTTTGCTCTCTATTTTTTTGTGCTTCTAATACTTTCACATTACCGCCTGTAGCTTCAACAGCATAACCATTTTTTAATAAGAAGTTATGTGCATAACCATCTGAAACATTTTTCACTTCACCTTTTTTGCCTTTTCCTTTTACATCTTTTAAGAAAATTACTTTCATGATTTTTTACCTCCATCTAAGTACTCATCAATTGCTTGTTTAAGCCTTTCTTCAGCTTCATCCAAACTAATGTCTTGAAGCTGAGTAGCAGCATTCGTTAAGTGGCCTCCGCCTTGGAGACTTTCCATAATAACTTGTACATTGATATCTCCAAGCGATCTAGCACTAATGCCAATTAGATTATCCCGTCGCTTAGAAATAACAAACGAAGCAACCACTCCGCTGATTGAAAGCAGCGTATCTGCAGCTTGCGCGATTAACACTTGATCATACATTTTGTTCGGTTCAGCGCGTGAAATGGCAATACCCGCTGTATAAATCTCTGCATGTTCAATGAAGCGTGCTCGCTGTACATATTGCGTAATATCTTCTTTTAAAAACTTTTGAACAAGAACCGTATCTGCGCCTTGAGAACGTAAAAAGGACGCTGCATCAAACGTACGAGATCCCGTGCGTAATGTAAAGCTTTTTGTATCGACAATAATACCGGCTAAAAGTGCTGTTGCTTCTAGCATATCAATTTTAAATCGTTTTGGCTGGTATTCAAGAAGCTCAGTAACGAGTTCTGCTGTCGAGGAAGCATATGGCTCCATATAGACAAGAAGAGGGTCTTCGATAAAGTCTTCTCCTCGTCTATGATGATCAATGACCACGACATTTTCAATACGATTTAATAACCTTTCTTCAATAACGAGCGACGGCTTATGCGTATCTACTACTACTAAAAGAGTATCATCACTCACAAGATTTAAGGCTTCTTCAGGCGTAATAAATCGTTCCCACAGGCCTTCTTTCTTTTTAATCTCTTCTAGCATTCGCTGAACACCTGTATCAATATGATCAGGATCTAATACGATAAAACCGTCTTTCTGATTTACTTGCGCTACTTTTAATATCCCAATAGCAGCTCCTACAGCATCCATATCCGGATACTTATGACCCATGATAATCACTTTTCCACTCTCTGTAATGAGCTCTTTTAACGCGTGAGAAATAACTCTGGCACGCACGCGCGTCCGTTTTTCCATTGGATTAGTCTTGCCGCCAAAGAATTTCACTTTTCCATTCGGCTGTTTAATCGCTACTTGATCTCCACCTCGGCCTAAGGCCAAATCCAAGCTAGATTGAGCTAAAGCACCCAGCTCAGGTAAATCAGCAGCACCAGCTCCGATACCAATGCTCAATGTAAGCGGTATATTTTGTTTAGACGTCTCTTCTCGAACTTGGTCTAAGATAGAAAATTTGCTTCGCTCTAAATGAATTAAGATTTGTTCATTCATAATCGCAATAAATTTCTCAGAAGACGTACGTTTAATAAAAATACCGTATTCTTGAGCCCAACTATTTAACATAGAAGTTACTTGGCTATTCAAGTTACTTTTAACTTGATCATCCATTCCTTGCGTTAGTTCATCATAATTATCTAAAAAGATAATGCCTAAACTTGTTCGTTCTTCCTCATACAATTTTTCGATTTCTATTTGCTCTGTAATATCAAAGAAGTACAGTAAGCGCTCGTCTCGTTTAATCACCACTTTGAATTTCCGATCATGCAACGTGACAACTTCTGTTTCCACTTCTTGTTTGATCAGTGGAATAATACTCTCTGCCACATCGTATAATGATCTTCCCACTAGTGTGTCTTCACCCAGACAAGATGCTAGAAAAGGATTGGTCCATTCAATTTGATATTCATCATTAAATAGCATAATCCCAATCGGCATTTCCATTAATGCCTCTTCGCCTACTTTTTTCAACCGATGAGACAGCATTGAAATATAGGTTTCAAACTCATCGGACAGCATTCGCTCCATTCTCATGTATAGAAAAAGACAGGCTAATAGTAATATAAAGCCTATCATTCCTATGATCCAATTATGATAGGTCACGATACCTACTAAAATCAGGGCTATACTATACAATGAGTAAAATGGATAGCGAATGACATTCTTTTTTGTAAAGACAGGCATCCATTTCAGCTCCTACTTTTTTAAGTTCCACAATATCTACTTTTTTGTGTCTAATTGTTTTCTTAAATTAAATCCTAAATCAATTATACCTAAGATGCGCACAATTTGAAGGATAATTGGAATAATTAATGCTAAAATTGTTACAACAATTGGAATTGCTTTGGCATACCCTTTTTGATGTGAGAAATAGAAAATAAAAGAGATCCCTTGTAACACGACTAGCATTTGCAGTCCCATCACGATGTTGATAATAGCTACGTACATAAATGTACCTTGTTCAATATTAAAAGATGGGAAAGATAAGATTAATGCAATCAAATAATACCATAGAATACTTTTAGGAAGTTTAAATTCACGAAAAGGCGGGAATGCTTGCACCTCATAACCTGTTCTTTTAAGAATAGGCGTAGCAATAAGCTGAGAGAAAAAGGCTAGAATAACTCCACCCATAACAATTAATAGAGGCAGCAGATTTTTAAACATATCAAATGCATCTCTCATTTGGTCAATTTGAGATTCCTTAACGTCTTGTCCTAAACTTTTCATCATTTCAATACTTTGATTAATCGATTGATCTAAAGCATTATTTATTTGCTCCATTAAATTAACATTAAAAATGACATTTGCTCCTACGAACAATAAAAGTAAACCTAAACTAAATGCAACCGTGCCGCCTAGTAAAATGGTATACCTTTTTTGTTTTTGTCGGTAAAGCATTCCTATTGCTAATCCACCAATACCAAATACAAGTGTAAAAGGAAGAGTCAATACATTTCCAAATAACAAAGTCAATAACAACCCTACTACTAAAAATAATATTGCCTTTTTCCACCCATGACGAACGGTATACACAATAAATGGAACAGCTAGCGCTAGTTGAAAAATGGTTCCCACAACAGGTATGTATAGTGAAAAAAGCAACAGCGCTACAAACAGCGCTAAAAGAGCTGCTCCTTCTGTAATATATCGAATTCCTTTCACAACTTCACCTCGTTGATATAGACTATTATTTATTTTATCGATTCAGTTCATAAGAAGCAACTATTTGACAAAAGAGCACCTATGTAATGTAAAAAGAGGCAGTAAGGGAATCCTTACTGCCTCTTTTTATACCGTTCATTATTCACCAGAAACATATGGTAATAATGCCATTTGACGAGCGCGTTTGATAGCGATCGTTAATTTACGTTGGTATTTAGCGCTTGTTCCAGTTACACGACGAGGTAAAATTTTACCACGCTCTGAAACGAATTTTTTAAGCATATCTACATCTTTGTAATCGATGTGAGTGATGCCGTTTGCTGTGAAGAAACAAACTTTACGACGTCTGTTGCGTCCACCTTTACGTCCACCTGCCATTTTGATACGCCTCCTTCCGCTTAAAAGTTTCTATAAAATTTTATACTCCGGATAATCTACTGCGAATTAAAACGGTAAATCGTCATCAGAAATGTCAATTGTCTCGCCATTATTTGCAAATGGATCATCATCAACGCGAGTATAACCTTGATTACCTGAGTTACGGTTCTGATTATCTCCAAATGGAGAGCCTTGTCCAGATCCTCCAGTGTTAGCAAAGTTACTGCGTTGCGTATCCCCACCGCCACTTTTCGGCTCTAAAAATTGCACACTTTCCGCTACAACTTCCGTTACGTATACACGACGACCGTCTTGTCCTTCGTAACTGCGAGATTGTAGTCGACCATCAACACCAGCTAAACTTCCTTTTTTAAGGAAATTGGCTGCATTTTCAGCCTGACGACGCCATACAACACAGTTGATGAAGTCAGCTTCACGTTCACCTTGCTGATTTGTAAATGTGCGGTTTACCGCTAAAGTGAATGTTGCAACCGCTGCTCCACTCGGGGTATAACGTAATTCAGGATCTTTGGTTAAGCGTCCTACGAGAATTACGCGATTCATCATCAGAACCACTCCTTAAGGAAATAAAACCCATTTATTTAAACGTTTAATTATGCTTCTTGTTTAACAACGATATGACGGATAATGTCTTCGTTGATTTTCGCAAGACGATCAAATTCAGAAACTGCTTCTGAAGTAGCCGCCACGTCAAGAATCATGTAGTAACCGTCACGGAAATCATTGATTTCGTATGCTAAACGACGTTTACCCCATTCTTTAACATTTGCGATTTCAGCACCATTATCAGTTAATACGCCGTTGAAGCGCTCAACTAATGCTTTCTTTGCTTCGTCATCAATGCTTGGACGGATGATGTACATTACTTCATACTTTCTCATCACTGTCACCTCCTTTTGGTCTAACGGCCCGAAACGGGCAAGGAGCAATAAAATATTACTCACGAATTAAAATTATAGCACA
The genomic region above belongs to Priestia megaterium and contains:
- the rpsF gene encoding 30S ribosomal protein S6; the protein is MRKYEVMYIIRPSIDDEAKKALVERFNGVLTDNGAEIANVKEWGKRRLAYEINDFRDGYYMILDVAATSEAVSEFDRLAKINEDIIRHIVVKQEA
- the rpsR gene encoding 30S ribosomal protein S18; this translates as MAGGRKGGRNRRRKVCFFTANGITHIDYKDVDMLKKFVSERGKILPRRVTGTSAKYQRKLTIAIKRARQMALLPYVSGE
- a CDS encoding DHH family phosphoesterase yields the protein MPVFTKKNVIRYPFYSLYSIALILVGIVTYHNWIIGMIGFILLLACLFLYMRMERMLSDEFETYISMLSHRLKKVGEEALMEMPIGIMLFNDEYQIEWTNPFLASCLGEDTLVGRSLYDVAESIIPLIKQEVETEVVTLHDRKFKVVIKRDERLLYFFDITEQIEIEKLYEEERTSLGIIFLDNYDELTQGMDDQVKSNLNSQVTSMLNSWAQEYGIFIKRTSSEKFIAIMNEQILIHLERSKFSILDQVREETSKQNIPLTLSIGIGAGAADLPELGALAQSSLDLALGRGGDQVAIKQPNGKVKFFGGKTNPMEKRTRVRARVISHALKELITESGKVIIMGHKYPDMDAVGAAIGILKVAQVNQKDGFIVLDPDHIDTGVQRMLEEIKKKEGLWERFITPEEALNLVSDDTLLVVVDTHKPSLVIEERLLNRIENVVVIDHHRRGEDFIEDPLLVYMEPYASSTAELVTELLEYQPKRFKIDMLEATALLAGIIVDTKSFTLRTGSRTFDAASFLRSQGADTVLVQKFLKEDITQYVQRARFIEHAEIYTAGIAISRAEPNKMYDQVLIAQAADTLLSISGVVASFVISKRRDNLIGISARSLGDINVQVIMESLQGGGHLTNAATQLQDISLDEAEERLKQAIDEYLDGGKKS
- the rplI gene encoding 50S ribosomal protein L9, with the protein product MKVIFLKDVKGKGKKGEVKNVSDGYAHNFLLKNGYAVEATGGNVKVLEAQKNREQKDAAAELQANKELKATLEELTVELTAKSGEGGRLFGSITSKQIAEELKKKHKIKVDKRKIELNDAIRALGYTNVPVKLHPEVTATVKVHVTEQK
- a CDS encoding YybS family protein: MKGIRYITEGAALLALFVALLLFSLYIPVVGTIFQLALAVPFIVYTVRHGWKKAILFLVVGLLLTLLFGNVLTLPFTLVFGIGGLAIGMLYRQKQKRYTILLGGTVAFSLGLLLLFVGANVIFNVNLMEQINNALDQSINQSIEMMKSLGQDVKESQIDQMRDAFDMFKNLLPLLIVMGGVILAFFSQLIATPILKRTGYEVQAFPPFREFKLPKSILWYYLIALILSFPSFNIEQGTFMYVAIINIVMGLQMLVVLQGISFIFYFSHQKGYAKAIPIVVTILALIIPIILQIVRILGIIDLGFNLRKQLDTKK
- the ssb gene encoding single-stranded DNA-binding protein, with the protein product MMNRVILVGRLTKDPELRYTPSGAAVATFTLAVNRTFTNQQGEREADFINCVVWRRQAENAANFLKKGSLAGVDGRLQSRSYEGQDGRRVYVTEVVAESVQFLEPKSGGGDTQRSNFANTGGSGQGSPFGDNQNRNSGNQGYTRVDDDPFANNGETIDISDDDLPF